Genomic window (Alligator mississippiensis isolate rAllMis1 chromosome 4, rAllMis1, whole genome shotgun sequence):
CCCCTTTGAGGCAGTTAGCAGCACAGCAGGCTCAGGATCTTGGTTCCAGCTGCCTTACGACCTtgctggctctgccctggctgcctgtccctgtCAATCACACTGGACACATTCCTGGCAAGTAGTGAAAAGATGGCAGCACCACGGCTCGTCTGGACTCTCTTCTTAGCAGGCAAGTTCCATCCCGCCTCCTCCCAGGGGTTTCTGTACAGGTCAGACAAGGCGGGGGGCAGCCCAGATGTAAGGCAGGGGCAGtgtttggggagggggcaagatATGGGGGAGTTTAATACCCAGGGTGCAAGGCGGGGGATAGAGCAGGCAGAACGAAGCCTCTGCACAGAGAACAGTCCAATGTGCTAAATGCAGCAACCACGCCCCAGGCGAGAGGCCTGAGGACAGACACTCTTTCCAGCCTtgtcccctgctctcctgccAGGGACCAAAGCAGGGAGCAACCCCCATGGTCAGACAATTCCAGACACCTTCTAAATATAACCGGTGCCTTTTGCTTACAGACTGAGTGCAACTGCCTGGCTTCCTCGAGCCAGGCGTCCTGGAGTGGGGCTAGGGACTCTCATCTGGGACCCAAGCTCTGGGGTTGcgaggtggtgggagggggtccTATACAAGGAGGGCCCCGGCTAGCAGAATTCAGGACGAGGTGGCAGGCATCTCTCCTCAAGCTGGCAGGACTCTGGCCGAGGGCCCACAGCATGCACAGAGGATGTGTGTTGTGCACGAGCCTATTCTGGATGCAATAATTAGCTTGGTGCCAGAGGAAGAGCATGTCCTCTGGCTTAGCCCCAACAGTGGGCTTTTCACCCCTATGTTTCTTAGTGCTTataagagaaaagcaaagaatgtGGGGAAATGGAGGCCTAGACAGATGCCATGCCCCCATACTGGAGGCAGGAGCaagagcccccagccccagtcccatctCCCTATACTGCCTCTTCACAAACCTTCCTGGATTTTCCTATTTTCCACCCCTTCTCTTCCTGGACCTGGCTGTTCGACTCAGGGTGCttttgttccccttccccaggcctgTGGCTCTAACCCCAGTCCCTCCCCACAGTGGTTTTTCTTGGTGGGCTCCTGGCTGCTCTCCCTGATCGCAATGTCTATCCGGTGACTGGAGAGATCTTTGTGCACGAGCTGGAGCGGGAGCTCTTCCAGGATGCGTTTCCCTCTGTCCACAATAACGTCGAGGGTGAGTGATGACAAAGGAGGGTCGTGCCAtagagcccagctcagccccatgcagatgGCAGGGTCGATGCTGCTTGGAGGCCATCTCAATAAGTGGTTCTGGAGTAGGAGCCTCCACCAGAAATGTTGTCTACAGTGTGTCAGCCACCACTCTTGGCCCACTGGCCAATGTACTAATCACCATCCACCCATCGATCCCCATTTACAATCTATCTGTATATTAATCTATCAATCCCCATACACTGCCTGTCTGTCTATCTCCATACACCTTCTCTGTTGTCTATGTGTTGGTTTGCTTgccttatattttatattatataattcagggtgctcaatccccagccatgggccagatccatcccataTAGTTGCGTTTTTTGGCCTGTGaggttccccacaggtctggaaacttGTTGATGGGGGAGTGTTGGCAATGAAAGATgccacctctcccctgctgccaaaatttctAAGCTGCACACAGAAGGACTGGGCCCGGCCTGTGCTGGCCCCATGCAGAGGGATTGAGCCCCGGTCAAACCTTCCCCATGTGCCTGGACTGAGTCCTGGCTGGTCCAATAGCACGCAGAGGAATCAGGCCTTGGCTGTATCTGCTATGCTTAGCTGGACTGGGCTCTGGCCAGGTCATTCACATGTGGCTGTATCAGGCCCCAACTGAGCCAACCCTGCATGCCAACCTAGCACCACTTATCCAACCCATTACTGTAATCTGTAGTAATTTATCGTATGTCATGAtgttatataaaaaataatgacAGTAAATTGATGGTTGCTTTTGGTGTGTATGAGACCATATCTAGGCATTCACGAATAGACAATCTCTGCCCTGAAGAGCTCACAGGACTAGCAAAGGGAAAGAAGGAGATCAGTCAGATCCCTCTGGGAGCTCTATCATACCAGCTCCATGTAAGGACCTACCCCTGGTCTCTGACACCAATGCTTTCTGGGAaaaagtgctgctgctgttggactGGCACAGAACAGGGGTGTTGAGACTGCACGTGCTCAGCCAGCCTCCTCTCTCCATAGTGAGCAGTTGCTTTGCTGGAAACCACTGACTAACTTGACCTCAAAACGGCCAATTCTGCAGATGAGTTTTAGACAAATACAAAATGACGGAAAACACATTGGTTATGGTTCTagcagagggagaaaattttTTTCAGAGGGGCTGAGCGCACAAGcacgtgtgccccccccccccccagcggaAAATTctgcagggaaaggagcaggggagaggaatGGGCCATcgggggagggagtagggctggggctgggaccaggcggGGATTGGGAGGGAGCTGAGTCAGACCCAGGATTGGGGCAGGGCCATGGCCCGCTGTGCCCAGgtggctgccccttcccctgcacccagggTCATTGGCTGACGTTGACGCCCCCCACACCAACTAATCCACCACCCCTGAGTCCCACACCGGCCCTGTCTGCCTCCTTGCAATGGCCCCGGCCTTGTACCATCCAGGGGGGCCCGGTGCTGGAGGTCCCATGCCCCTGGGACCTCtatgcccagctcctgctgctccacacatcctgggagtgcatggggggagtgtgtacccgcagatctgcacggggcagggcaggatgctgctgtggactggggccggcactgggctgttccaagtggagggggctgggctgcactcagggtgggcagtgacGGCGCTGGGAAGGGGGTCGAgcgggctatggtgaattttcgggtggctgaagcccccccttatagccccctcccagcgccaccaccacccaccctaggtggcagtggcagcctgccctgcaccccacagATCCAGGGTGTGCGTAGCAGCAGGAGCTATACCCCCTGGATGTGCCACTCATGGCTCAATCCCACACCTCGCTGGCTGTACAGCGCCTGCCCCTcccttagccccagccccactccctccacaccCCTGTTGCAACTGCCAGAAGCCtttggccaggctgccttgcaacCCTACTGCCCCACGTTTTGGGGGGCTAAGGCCTGttagcctcccccctcccttctgttgCCTGTGGTTCTGGCTGACTTTCCCCAAATGCTATTTTGGGTCCATACACACCATGTACCCTCACCTCTTTCTCCCCTCTGCTGGTCTGTGAATGGCAGTGAAGTACTCTTGTCAATCTTGCCCCTGAATTTTATTAAAACAACCCTGAAGAAGCAGCATTTTGTCCAAACTGAAatgatttaaaatttttttttgagCTTTGCCAAAGGCCCTGCTCCTCTCTTTCTGCAAAAATTGATAAAGTCTTTGCTATGGGGACTGATTTGCTTGGAAGATGTCCTGATACTGTGGGGATGGGCAGAAAGGTAAAATCCTAAATTAGGTAAATTATATGGGATTCTGCAGGGGAAGAGTTCTAAAAACcctaaaattgtgtgtgtgtgtgtgtgtgtgtggtgtgtgtgtgtgtgtgtacacatgtgacACATGTATGTGTATTTTTTCAGAAATCCCACCTGATGTCCCCATCACCTTCCATGCCCGTCTGTTGGGATACCCAGACCTGCCCAGGTGGCTGCGTTACATCCAGCGTGGGCCGTATGAAACCGCCTTCCTCTATGGGTCACCCacagcaaaggaaaagaaagctggCAGGCAGACCATTGAGGTACCGAGTGGATGCTATTCCTTACAGTCAGGGAGCTCTTGTGTGCTGTTGGGGGCagatgtatgtatatgtgtgtttatagGAGGTGGCTCTATGTGCCTTTGAATAACTGTGGGAGTTTTTTTCAGAGTGTCTGTTGTTTATAGGAggtgtatataaatatatttctgtGATTGTGTGTTGTTTTGAAGGAGTGCTTGGTTatcatgtgtctgtgtgtgactGTATTTTGCTTTGAGGAAGTGTCCGTGCCTGCTTTTGTGTGATGGGGTGCTGCTTTAGGGGGGGTATGTTATTTGAAGGAGGTGTTTATAGGTGTCTTCATGTGATTGTGTTGCTTTGTGGGAGTGTCCATACAGCTGTTTTGATGGGATTGTGCGGTTCATGAAGGGTGCAGATGGGGAGGTAGAAATGTGCCTGCTTGTGTCAGCATAGCCAGAGGGAGCTATAAACTCTTGGTAATCTTGACaccacaaaaaactagaactcttggttccaaaatgataccttttattagaccaactggaaaatggcaagaaaattgtccttttctgcaagctttcaggaatcatgtctttttgtctcaggcgaacacggctaccaagtacacccctgaaacactgGTAATCTTGACTGAATTCAGAATAGTAAACATGATTTCTATGCTGAATGGagcagacctcagctggggaCTCCCTTTGCTTCTAGCCCAAGGGCATCCCCCCCTGAAGCAGACCTtttggagctgctgccaggggatTTGAGGAGGTAGAAGGCCATCTCCCTCCTCAAGAAGAAGAGGCTTGTATTCCTCTGCCTCCTGGCCTACAGCTCTGGCCTCTGCCATCTGAGGCAGCCCCCCTGGCACAGGGAGAAAGAGAAGACCTAGGAGAACCTAGTTTGGGAAGTGGCTATTTTATTCTGAGTGAGgaactttgctttctttttctctctgcgGCAGGTGAAAGCGTATAACAGACATACATATGAGACTGTGAAACAAAGGATCATCTTCAACATTGGCTCCTCCCCAGGTAAACCCTACCAACTCTCCTAGTTTTACCACCCAAATAGTTTTCCTAGCAATGCCCTCCATTTTCCCAGGGCTGACCAACTTATCAGCTCCCCTGGCCTAAGGGAGCCTACCCATCATGCACCGAAATGCCAATAGGGTGACACAGACCTTCCTCCTTCCATTTTGGAGAGCCCAGGGGCCCCTGGAGTTTGAGCTTTCCTATAGACACCCAGTCATCCTCACAACTCTGAAGGTGGTGGACTATAAGGTGCCTAGACTTTTATAAGTTCTGAGCCCATCCCCACAATGCCCTAGATGCCTGATGTCTGTTGGATCCCTGATCCAACCTGCTGTCTTTGAGCCTAGCCCCAAACCTCATCACAGTGGAACTTCTTTCTTCCCCCACTGTAGACGAGCAGCTCCCGTACCAGGCAGAGTTCTTTGTGAAGAACCGAGATGTGGAGGAAGTGTTACCGCTGGAGGCACAGCAGCTGTTCCAGCAGGGTGTGGACAGCATCTGGGATCAGGACGACTTGCACATCATCAACATCACGTCAGCCTTGGACCGGGGAGGTCGTGTGCCCCTGCCTATCGAGGGCAGAAAGGAAGGGTATGGAGTGGGACTTGTCCCCTAGAATATCAGCCACCACAGGGCATTAGTTTCCAAATGGCTTTCCTCCTCAGAGGTCCCCTGTGCCCATGAGTGCTCCTAATCCAGAGGATCAGCATCAATGGGCAGAGGATTCCTGGGCTGTTTCCCCTAGTCAGAGAGATTCTAGGCATATCCAGTGCCAGTGCATTGCCAGACCATGACCAGGGACCTCCTGGATACTCTCTTCCCTCATGACCAGAAGGGTCCTGGATCATTCTCATAACCAGAGGGTTCCTAGGCATCCCGTCAGCTTCCCTCACGGGGAAGGACTAGGGCTGCTAGGACTGCCATTTTCCTGAGCTGTTATCACCTGCTTCTCACTCatgccaccttccccctccccctgtgctctTTTTCCTAGGGTGTACATAAAGGTAGGATCCATATACCCTTTCTCCGACTGCCTGGTGGCCACCAAGTCTCTTGATAATGAGGCCCGGTGCAacatggagcagcagccagtTCTTGCATGTCATGACAGATTCTATCCTGTATTAATAATCGACTGGTGCAATATCACCTTGGTGAGTAGCTTGGGCCATGTCTGGGTTACACTGTGGAGTCTCCCATGCAGCTCTCCCTACTCTGCCTGGAAACCCGGCTTCTGTGAAGTCAGCTGGAGCCCTGTAGAGCTAGATGCTTCCCTGTAGCTTTGGTCTCACCTTCATACCAAGGGAGATACCACCTATTCAGTATTTGTGTCACAGAGAAGGGAACCTTAGCATGTAGCATGGCTAATAGAGAACAAGGGACTGGAGTGAGAACAGGAAAGGTGGGGTCTTTTCCTAGCTCTGAAACCAACTTATTGAGTGATCTCAGCCTCAGGCAAGTCCCACTTGTAAACCAGAAATCTCTTTCCCCTTCCACCTCAGTCTGTTTAGACTGCAAGGGCTGTGGGGTACAAGCTGGCTTCTAGTATGACTCCGAGTGCAGACACACAGCATGATTGATATAAAGCAGGGGTTGCTATAAAGCAGGgggcacttgagaaggccctagggggtacacgtgggcaggtggggatggagcgctgccatgCACCATCCCATGCTGCCATGCAGGCACTAGAAGCTGCCATGCAGGCACTAGGCACTGCCCTTTTGGCcggatgcagggggcaggggaagctcacaTGCAGTGGCTACCACCACTCCGTGTTTGGCTGCACACCACCTCTTCCGCCTCTGCGTCCAGCCACTgagggtacactgatccaaaaaagttgaaaacccctgccataAAGTAAtatactgtgggcatgtctacatgtgcaattaatgcaactgaatatactccGGTTCAATTTGAGCCAGACTAAACATCCCAACactactgtctacacatgcatttaagcacagtaatttgctgtactgctggataccacttgtatctgatgggactatctggcagctcagtaaattagtctactgcaccctaattgctgtgtatgtgtagatggtgatgctttactacacagcaAATTAGTTTGcagtgcagtaaagtgtctcgtgtagacatgccccatgggTTTTACTCTGTGGTGAATTTACTCTGTGACAAGCAGCAGGTGTGTAGCTAGCTTTTCTAAGCTGTCTGCCTGAAGTAGGTGCCATTACTGGGCTAGGCCAATAGGTGGTGAGGGAACTAGTTTGCAATATATAGAGGGCTACTCTTGAGTAAGTGGGACAAGAGCAGCAGACAGGTTTACACATACAATCAATATGAAGatataaactctggtgcatatcacgctagagtttattgttcctgagCATGccgtttgaacatgtgcctgggaccacagcacattgagctgggttggagcagcccgggctggcagggggccaaaggggagcaggggctgggttgggctgctccaacctggctcaatgtactgtggaggggacggctggggcacaaggatgcaggcctagctggcaggcagccctcactgaagtacccttgtgccccagccagccccatcagcatctacatgtatgttgctgctcacaaaaaaactccacagcagggtggtacttgtatttgcaagtgccaccctgctgtagagtttattaGCTTCCTGTGGACTAATAGggttgcatatgtagacactgagggcacctatacacatgatggagaagacgattaatcaagtctgctgtgagtctgctggagcgtgctaattagtgtgctccagaagcctctgcatcacatgtattcagtgtctctgcatttcaaaatggtggtagagACGAGTTTtagttgaatgagctttagttaaagcagctgctctccacctctcaccaccaggctgagctccatggggctatagagctgctcagagtgaagccctggctctctcctgcctcctgccaccaggctgcttcgaaacttttgaaatgttttgagggccattatttcatttcaaagctgtttcaaagctttttgttttgttttgatttcgcggtttcgagctcgaaatgcatcaaaacagctttgaaacgaaacacttggagaaatttcacacagccctaatgttcactgcagagctaattagataACTACAgaaaatatctcatgtagatgtgcccacccaGTATGAAGTCTGATGTAGTTTTCTCTAGTGCACACATACTTCTGATTTCCTCAGAATTAATTTTGCACTGGAGAACAGCATTGCCTCAGCAGTAAACACTGTGCAGTTTACACCGACTCCACTTTTCCTTCAGGTTAAACTGAGAATACTCCAGAGTAAATCTGTCATGTGTCCACACCTGTATGTGTATAGCACCACACCTGGTTTAATGCAGCTGGTGTACATTATCCTTGTAGTTAAACCAACCTGATTTCTGTGCACAGTGGACTTGGATCTAAATATATCTGCAGTCCATCCAACATAGCAGGGCTCTGATGTCAGCTGGGACCATTGCGTGCtgttgtaatggtagtagtaatAAAAACAACAAGAGTGCCAGGTCTCAGTAAACTGTAGTGAGATGCTAGGCAGAGTGGCGCTTTAAGCAACAGCAATTTGTCCTGGAAACAGAGGAACAATTTCAGGCATAATGACCTTTTTCATGTATCTTGCCTGGAAACCCAACCCTCGGAACCCTTGCAGTGCTTTTTCTCACCAGCAGAGGGAGTCAGGCTCCTGTGGAGAAGGTCTGTGCAGGCTTGTCAAGTAACACCCATCCCCTGGGGCATCCCTGAGGCATGTTGCTCAAACAGCCAGTTTTGTCCAGTCTGTGGACCCTTGCATGGGGCATACCAGTAGTTTTccagtgcctgggcagtgggaatGATTGGGGATCCCTAGGGGAGAATCCTGTAGTACTCACTGGGAAAGTTTCTCCTGGCTGGAAGCTCAGGATCCAGCTGATGGTAAATGTTCTCACTCCTATGGAATTCACTAGGATGCTTCACACCCTCCGGGCAGGCTCATATCCACTATGGGACTCCAGTGGATCCTACTGCTGTTCATTCTTTGTATTATGACAGTACCAGATCAGATCAGGGCCCTGTTATGCCAGGTGCTACACTCATAGAGTGAGACAGTCCCTGCCGCAAGGACTTGTCCTTCTCCTgggcctgcagctgggaactCCAGGCACAGGAAGGTGAGGTTACACAAGGGGTGTGTGGCAGAGTTGGGGCTAACCTCCTGATCTCCTGAGTTCCAGCCTAGTGCCCTAACCCCAAGCCTGCCCTTTTTTTTCTACCATCAAGAGTTCCTGCCATAGCACTTTGCTCCACTTTCTTCTCCTGCTGCCTTCAGCCCTGTCTGCTCCTGCAAGGCTCTGCATTTCACCCTCCTCCAAGCCCCTTCTCAGCACGAGAGATGGGCTTAGGCTGCAGTCACTCCAGATGCTGCCTGCTGTTCAGATTAAGCTGGGCTCCTTCTATACCTGCAAGAAGCTTTGATGCCTCCAAGCTATTCATGTGTTGGACTAAGGcttgggacacctgggttcttttcccagctctgctactagCCTTTTAGGtgacccctgcctcagtttccccacttgtaAAATGGGCACTGACCTTCCTTGGGAAGTGCTTTGAGATTTGTAGAAGAAAAGCAGtacagaagaattgttcttttGGGGTTGTCCCCTCCCGCACCCTCATCCTCCAAGCACCACTAAGATCTAACCAGGCTTGTGGTGGGGTTTGGGACAGAGGTCTGTGCAGTGACTGGCACAGTGTCCTGGCATCTTTGAATTGGCTCCTGCCATGATGGCAAATGATGCTCTGTCTGATCTCCCCTTAGAGGGTGGCTATAGAGAGAGCCTCTCCCTAAAAGCCCTCCAGGTTTCCTGACAGCCTCTCATTTTCCAGATGGATCTCTCCAGCCCCAGCACCGCAGGGCCAGTGCTTATTTCGGGAGATGGGGTTCTGGAGGACGGCAGTGAATTTGAACCCCCCACAGATGCCCCTGAGAAGACTTTTCTGTATGACTACCTGCTGACCATCCTCCTGCCCTTGCTGGTGGCCCTTCTGCTCTGCCTTTTCCTGACCTACATCATGTGCTGCCGAAGGGAGGGCCTGTAAGTCAGGCACTATCTCAGGCTGCTGGAACCaggcaaggggaagggaagtaggagctgggagggggaggaaggtgtGGAGGTCTCTGATGAGACCTCATCTGGCTTGCTTTTCCAGGCAGGTGGGTCTTTATGAACCGAGCCAGAAATATGCAATGGGGTAAAGGCTTTTCTTGTGCCTGGACTTTATTCAGGTCCCTCTGCACTGCTGACCCTGGGAAATTgatcacatttttccatgggatcTGTCACTGGGACAGGGAGAGAGTGCAGCTCCTTTGGCTTCCAAACCAGAGCCTTCTGGGCATTCATGTGGTAGGAGAATCACCCCTAACTAGGAGCAGTGTGGGGCCTATGATGCACAGCAAAGCAGGTTTGAATCCATCCAATCAAGGTCAGAAGCACAGATTTCCTTGCTGTGGTTGGGCTTGGCCAAGGTGTGTGCAACCACATGCTGAAGGAGCTTTTGGAAGCTGTGCTTGATGTTAGCTGGATTCTAGCAGCATGACTGCTTTAGCTGCTTCCAGGTGGAagatcaggggttggcagtgTCGCCTTCCACTGATTGTTTCCTCctgccttttctcttttttcatagGGACAAAAGGGACATGGCAACTTCTGAGTAAGTTTTTTAGGGTCTGCGTTTTCATGTGTGTGAGTGATTTGCTCTCATGTATGTGTACGGTGTATGTGAGAAAGGATGATGTGTAGGAACTGTGAGTACTTTCTCTGGGATGTGTGTGTGAGTTTTGTGTTGTACAGTTTATACTGTTACCCATTGGTGTGATTATGTGTATGTGCTGCACACTTGCTTGGGGATGGGCTTCAGGTGATGACACTTTGTGtactgagcctgtgctttttgtCTGCTCTGTTTGTGGAatgctgtgtatgtgtgcacttctgaggtgtgtgtgtgtacactacaTTATTGCTGTACCTGGGGTTTATTTCTCCTCCCAGACAGCCCATGACTCTTCCCATCCCTTGCTTCCACTCATATTCCAATGCCACCATAATACAGTGACT
Coding sequences:
- the SGCA gene encoding alpha-sarcoglycan isoform X1; its protein translation is MAAPRLVWTLFLAVVFLGGLLAALPDRNVYPVTGEIFVHELERELFQDAFPSVHNNVEEIPPDVPITFHARLLGYPDLPRWLRYIQRGPYETAFLYGSPTAKEKKAGRQTIEVKAYNRHTYETVKQRIIFNIGSSPDEQLPYQAEFFVKNRDVEEVLPLEAQQLFQQGVDSIWDQDDLHIINITSALDRGGRVPLPIEGRKEGVYIKVGSIYPFSDCLVATKSLDNEARCNMEQQPVLACHDRFYPVLIIDWCNITLMDLSSPSTAGPVLISGDGVLEDGSEFEPPTDAPEKTFLYDYLLTILLPLLVALLLCLFLTYIMCCRREGLDKRDMATSDIQMVHHNTIHGNTEELRHMASSREVPQPLSTLPMFNVRTGESINPMQGRYDSAHVPLILDQK
- the SGCA gene encoding alpha-sarcoglycan isoform X2; its protein translation is MAAPRLVWTLFLAVVFLGGLLAALPDRNVYPVTGEIFVHELERELFQDAFPSVHNNVEEIPPDVPITFHARLLGYPDLPRWLRYIQRGPYETAFLYGSPTAKEKKAGRQTIEVKAYNRHTYETVKQRIIFNIGSSPDEQLPYQAEFFVKNRDVEEVLPLEAQQLFQQGVDSIWDQDDLHIINITSALDRGGRVPLPIEGRKEGVYIKVGSIYPFSDCLVATKSLDNEARCNMEQQPVLACHDRFYPVLIIDWCNITLMDLSSPSTAGPVLISGDGVLEDGSEFEPPTDAPEKTFLYDYLLTILLPLLVALLLCLFLTYIMCCRREGLIQMVHHNTIHGNTEELRHMASSREVPQPLSTLPMFNVRTGESINPMQGRYDSAHVPLILDQK